From Streptomyces yatensis, one genomic window encodes:
- a CDS encoding PucR family transcriptional regulator has translation MHPVTGSRASVPAKGRPAPRLSADRVRTPPRMPAARPPIRSRADAETVALLHRAARVLMEEVPRLADRIVALMKEREPAYRSPSLDPHEVWREVHDSLSNNVRSLVHPKETRESARSCAWRIGTDRAAQGFPLDALLHAYRIGCTVVWEQLLETASKEDPLGAQSLVHVAADVWNFVDEHCTLVATAYQEVERQLSWHRENRYRIIVAALLDGTARVSDFPEAEEVLGLPERGRYAVVALEDADASSRAPHSAAVCAGLRTVWHAAEGTAHAIVLLGDAGAEGLVRGLEVPPGARAGVSPAVSGLAAVNTARRLADTALRTRPAAGEAALLDERYPEALVVSCPDLGAALADRMLGPVLALESADREMLLTTLAAWLEGGGSARRAGELLFCHRNTVLNRIRRYEQLTGRSLDHPREVMELSLALSAHRLLTP, from the coding sequence ATGCACCCAGTCACCGGCTCCCGCGCTTCCGTCCCCGCCAAGGGTCGCCCCGCCCCCCGCCTGTCCGCCGACCGAGTGCGGACGCCGCCCCGGATGCCCGCCGCCCGTCCGCCGATCCGATCACGGGCGGATGCCGAGACCGTGGCGCTGCTGCACCGGGCCGCCCGGGTGCTCATGGAGGAGGTGCCCCGGCTGGCGGACCGTATCGTCGCGCTGATGAAGGAGCGGGAGCCCGCCTACCGCTCGCCCTCCCTCGACCCGCACGAGGTGTGGCGGGAGGTCCATGACTCGCTCAGCAACAATGTGCGCTCGCTGGTGCACCCCAAGGAGACGCGCGAATCGGCCAGGTCGTGTGCGTGGCGGATCGGCACCGACCGCGCCGCGCAGGGCTTTCCACTGGACGCGCTGCTGCACGCGTACCGCATCGGCTGCACCGTCGTATGGGAGCAGCTCCTGGAGACCGCCTCGAAGGAGGATCCGCTCGGCGCGCAGTCGCTGGTCCATGTCGCCGCCGATGTCTGGAACTTCGTCGACGAGCACTGCACCCTCGTCGCCACGGCGTATCAGGAGGTGGAGCGCCAGCTCTCCTGGCACCGGGAGAACCGCTACCGGATCATCGTCGCGGCCCTGCTCGACGGCACCGCCCGGGTGAGCGACTTCCCCGAGGCGGAGGAGGTCCTCGGCCTGCCCGAGCGGGGGCGTTACGCGGTCGTGGCGCTGGAGGACGCCGACGCCTCGTCCCGGGCGCCGCATTCCGCCGCGGTGTGCGCGGGACTCCGTACGGTCTGGCATGCGGCGGAGGGCACCGCCCACGCCATCGTGCTGCTCGGCGACGCCGGCGCGGAGGGGCTGGTGCGCGGGCTGGAGGTGCCGCCCGGCGCACGGGCCGGGGTCAGCCCCGCCGTCTCCGGTCTCGCCGCGGTGAACACGGCCCGGCGGCTCGCCGATACGGCGCTGCGCACCCGCCCGGCCGCCGGTGAGGCGGCGCTGCTGGACGAGCGCTATCCGGAGGCGCTGGTGGTGTCCTGCCCGGACCTCGGCGCCGCGCTCGCCGACCGGATGCTCGGACCGGTCCTGGCGCTGGAGTCCGCCGACCGGGAGATGCTGCTGACGACGCTGGCCGCCTGGCTGGAGGGCGGGGGATCGGCGCGCCGCGCGGGCGAGCTGCTGTTCTGCCACCGCAACACGGTGCTCAACCGGATACGCCGCTACGAGCAGTTGACCGGGCGTTCGCTGGACCACCCCCGAGAGGTCATGGAGTTGTCGCTCGCGCTGTCCGCGCACCGGCTGCTGACGCCCTGA